The genome window GCAATCATGCTTgttgttttcaaatcaaatttcctTTTCCAGAATGCTTGGATGACGGCGACGGTGCTACAACTGATTTTCTTGGTTCTGACCCGCAGAATGCCACAGATCAACAGGAGACAATATATAAATGTAGGAAATGCAGGTACGTTGCTAACAGATGAGATGTGTTTGCTTTAAATTGACTGCTTGTTTAATAAGATCATTATAATCTCGAACAGTGACTTTAAAACTAAAAGTGTATGACTAACTGTTGATTGAGTGCGTTTCTAATTTCAGGCGAGCCCTATTCAAGGCCTCTTCTCTCCTGTCCCACTATATTGGTAGAGGTGAAGCGGCCTTTGACTGGAGAAGAAACCTGAAAAATCAGATTGAACAAACTGCTGACTCCCCTGATGTagagaaatgtacacagtccaTATTTATAGAGCCTGTACAGTGGATGAAAGGGTTCATTATGGTAATGGAGGGAAAGGTAGGATCATTTCAGGTCTATCAAATGCGACCTAAAACGAGCTGGTGGCTAACAATTGCTTCAGAACCAGGTATCCGCGGGCCTCAAACCTTCTACCTTCTGTCACGAGTTGGAAGCCTTAACCACAAGGCTACCAGGATTGGTTGTTGATATTTATATCGGATATTGACATACGAATTGAGACAAATACCAACTCTCGATCCTACGATGAATTTTGTCCGTTTGGGTAGACACTGTATTTGCAATGTTTTCAGCTGTTTATTCACTTATCTATTCCTTCCAGATTTCTTGTCCAAAGTGTGACAGTAAACTGGGAGCATTCTCTTGGAAAGGTATGTTATGACAAATCAGCCATAATAATGAATTCAGCCAGAAATTTAGAGTAGATCGCCATTACTTGACATGATTTGAGTGCTTCATAAATTTCTAAATGTTACCACAGTTTGTTTCCTGGataattatttcttcaattacCTTGTCTCTACTTTAATTTCTTCCAGGTGAACGATGTCCTTGTGGATCTTGGGTGACACCAGCGTTTCACATCCATTCTGGAAAAGTCGACCACTGTCCGCCTTTAGCTGTTCAGTCACCTCAACAAAAGATGCCAAATCTTCCCGCCACAAATCTGTCTTCCGTAGATTCAAACTCAGTTCAAAATTAGATGAGTACCGGTACTGGTACTGTGGACCCATTTGTTGCAGCTGTACTGATTATTGTTAAATAAGATAACTTCTCTTTAAAATGTCAAATTCTGGTATTGGTTTTTCATTTTCGGCGTTTGGAAAATCTTTgcgaaacatttcaaaaagaacttcaatgttcagttccgaACTTTACCCAGCTACCCTTTCAGTCAATAACTCGCAGTAAAAATCTTCTGTGGGTACTGTCCTTTGAGTCGGCTGTGTGCTATCTTTCTATGAGGCTTAAAATAGGTAAGGACAGGCCTATGGTTTAGATGCCCCTGGGCTGGTTAAATGTGTGTCCACTGGTTGTCTTGTTCTGGTATATGGCACACACAGTTGGTAATATGCCAATCAAAACTAGTATGGCCTATGTCTTGGGTCAAACCAGGGTGGCTTTCTTCAAAGATGGTGTTTTCATTTGGTTGGCTGAGGCTGTCTGCAAGTGcttgcattacatgtatgaagGCTCGTGAAGATGATGGGTTTACAGTCGGGTACAATTATAACAGTTATCTAACGCCTTTAATTAAGGAACTATCAGTAACAGATTTGGAGTCTTTATGAGTGTATGCTCAAAGATGGATACTTTGGACACCTTTCTTTTTGTCCATGTTATCAAAATGTGCTTTATATACTGGAGTTaaatgtactatacatgtaaggATTATATAGGAACCTGTTGGGGCTGTGCATTTAGTGCATTTGTAATTGTTACACCCTTCCCTTTTTtcttggaaaatgattctgcACTGAGTGTACTagaaactgccaaattttaaGGGGCCGCTTCacggatttgaatttttttcagttttcaggtcacaaatattttttggcatttttgatttttgtgaagCTGGGGTATTTGCAAAATCTCctgaaaaaaacccagcaaACAAAAATTTAACTGTTTACAGAATAGCCTCTTGTGCATTGATGAGAACCGATTCTCAGTCCCCAGCATCAAGGGGTGGGTGGATTTGTTAACCCTGTTGGAATGTTCTGTGTATTCTGTTCATTTAAGTTTTGTGCCTTATTCTAAATTACCTCCGATCTATTTCATTGCCTTCAATTTTTTCACAAATGACAGATTAGTCGAACAGGTAGTAAATCCCACAAGTGTGCCACAATAAAACCCCGCATTTGCTTGGGTTCCTTTGATGCTGCATACCTGTGTGTAATTAACTTGCATTTTTCCGTCTCTAGGTTAAACGTTTTTGAGGTGATAGATTTCAGTGAAATTGATATATATGTaggctaatacatgtactttcaacatGCATTTCTAAAAAGTGAGGCCTGGCTGGTAAGTAGTGGTTGTTGCAGTATAGTTAACTGCGTGTCAAAATAAATTAATTCAGCTAATGAGAGAAATACACAGGACATTtacatttcatgaatgataatTTGCTTCTTTTCTGATCAGCGACCCTATGTTGTAGGGAAACAAGATAGCTGACCTATGGGGCAAGCCTTAGATGTTTcctacatcatgtcagttgtGACATTGAAATCAGCAGAGTTGATTAACCCCATAACTTGGCTAAGTTCAGACACTTCACCACAAGAGGCACTCATCTTTAAAAAGGCAACTtgtttaaaaaatcaaatatgggCATTCAGATAGGCATATTAGTCAGATGATATTGTATGTTTCAGTGCATTTTGTTACTGTCCAGACAAGAGCAGGTGGGACTTGTTGAGTAAGTTGTGGGGGTATATTGAAATAGCATCAACAGGTTAATCACATAACACACTGATCTTCCAAGTCCCAAGTCCAATTTTCAGTGGGGTCCTTATTTTTGGATCGCTGTCCTTGAACCTGGAAGTTAAGTGCCACGGTGTCCTCGGGTCTGAGCAGTTCGGAACCTTTGGTTTTCCCTTTGCACCCTAAACTCTTGACATTAGtccagtagaacctcccttagcggacacctctgttagcaggacaccttCTATATTGTGGACACTGATTTTAGACCCTTATtggtcatttcaattcaatttgacctctttaatcatgacacctctgtattaaggacttAAGTTTTCAGTCCCcagggtgtccttgatggagacgTGGTTCTACAGTATGTTCCTGATCTGGACAGGTTAAGCTATGCAATTTGATGTGTGAATGTTGTATGTTGTGTTAAATGAAATATATCAGTGAAATTAGAGActtgttttgtcttgttttcttgTCCTTGTACGCTTTGTCAAAATGACATTACGGTACTGTCTGTGGTGATTCTGGTGGATGGTTACAGGACACTTGCCTAGACCACCTCATACTTGCTTTAAACCCCAGTTTCATTTGCTCCGAA of Lineus longissimus chromosome 17, tnLinLong1.2, whole genome shotgun sequence contains these proteins:
- the LOC135501586 gene encoding dual specificity protein phosphatase 12-like; the protein is MANKYHMTKIIDGLYLGDLDDAKQTSQLHHFGIAHILTIDEKKLHEDWSQYFQYKCIQCYDLVITDLLSHFEECFEFIENGRRAGGVLVHCLMGMSRSATVVIAYIMMKERISLKAALEKVKEKRPQIRPNEGFIYQLQLLNDMGSQFDKTNENYKLYRLNLLGERIKNECLDDGDGATTDFLGSDPQNATDQQETIYKCRKCRRALFKASSLLSHYIGRGEAAFDWRRNLKNQIEQTADSPDVEKCTQSIFIEPVQWMKGFIMVMEGKISCPKCDSKLGAFSWKGERCPCGSWVTPAFHIHSGKVDHCPPLAVQSPQQKMPNLPATNLSSVDSNSVQN